In Cyanobium sp. AMD-g, one genomic interval encodes:
- a CDS encoding MliC family protein produces MAAPPLLALGLLPLLAMQSPWWENYDIRERFLCGDRVSVVLERNASQASLIAGRTQSTLFREESDAPGLRYQNESLRVILRGDELTLEQLPIRRICVRSEQV; encoded by the coding sequence ATGGCCGCCCCCCCGCTGCTCGCGCTCGGACTCCTGCCCCTGCTGGCGATGCAGTCCCCCTGGTGGGAGAACTACGACATCCGCGAACGGTTCCTCTGCGGTGACCGCGTCTCGGTGGTGCTGGAGCGCAACGCCTCCCAGGCCTCCCTGATCGCCGGCCGCACCCAGTCGACCCTGTTCCGGGAGGAATCGGACGCTCCGGGCCTTCGCTACCAGAACGAGAGCCTGCGGGTGATCCTGCGCGGCGATGAACTCACCCTCGAACAACTGCCCATTCGACGCATCTGCGTACGCAGCGAACAGGTATGA